The Planctomycetia bacterium genome includes a window with the following:
- a CDS encoding response regulator transcription factor, which produces MNILVVEDEKVLGKALLRGLQESGHECVWSQNGAEGLQLARQGSFDAIVLDLMLPDEHGLNILAALRDTGDATPVLILTALGSVDDRVCGLDSGADDYLTKPFAFPELLARLNALSRRAVTRPALAFSIGPLQLDLTTRRVTREGNELELSPTEFSILGFLMRHGGQVVTRKMLNEHLWGEDWGGMTNVIDVHINHLRRKIDRGYDAPLIHTVRGRGYVLREI; this is translated from the coding sequence ATGAACATTCTCGTCGTGGAAGATGAAAAAGTGCTCGGGAAGGCGTTGTTGCGCGGCTTGCAAGAATCCGGGCACGAATGCGTGTGGTCGCAAAACGGCGCGGAAGGATTGCAACTTGCGCGACAAGGTTCGTTCGACGCGATTGTGCTCGACTTGATGTTGCCCGATGAACACGGACTGAACATCCTGGCCGCGTTGCGCGACACAGGCGACGCCACTCCGGTGTTGATTTTGACGGCGCTCGGCTCAGTAGATGATCGCGTCTGCGGGCTCGATAGCGGCGCCGACGACTATCTCACCAAGCCCTTCGCGTTTCCGGAATTGCTGGCGCGGTTGAACGCGCTCTCGCGCCGCGCCGTGACGCGCCCGGCCCTGGCTTTTTCGATCGGCCCGTTGCAACTCGATCTGACGACCCGGCGCGTGACCCGTGAGGGAAACGAACTGGAACTTTCGCCGACGGAATTCAGCATCCTCGGCTTTCTGATGCGACATGGCGGCCAGGTCGTCACACGGAAGATGCTCAATGAGCACCTCTGGGGCGAGGACTGGGGCGGCATGACCAACGTGATCGACGTGCACATCAACCACCTGCGACGTAAAATCGATCGCGGGTATGATGCGCCGTTGATTCACACGGTCCGGGGCCGCGGCTATGTTCTTCGAGAAATTTAA
- a CDS encoding ATP-binding protein: MFFEKFNQARRTLRFRLMAWNAFVIVLTASVTLLGLRAGVRLAIVNEIDGVLIEDVREIEFALDDAGATAEGIRAAATSGATGQVAALLATLERKDRGHEQHGWFAQLFDGEGNLVWASEHAPTEVSALLRTRDMTPTNVSDFRVVQNRRKSNENSLLLVQVGSLSTFVARDMARIDRLVAICVGFVLVLGPAIGYWLAGRAIDPLAEIIHTTARLRPTKLDERLVEHRTGDELDQLARTINGFLNRIAAYLEKRRDFLANAAHELRTPLAAIRSTAEVSLGAERSVEEYQELLVEVIDECSLLESLVNQLLLLAETESDRLRIHGERVDLSSVAAKAVGMFQAVAETKDIVFSAKLEPELTVEGNSHHLRQVVNNLIDNALKFTPAGGQVTVRLRAEHEHVIFAVRDSGPGIPEADLPQIFERFFRGDRSHSHEGERRGTGLGLSICQAVVQAHGGDIAVETQAGRGATFIVRIPLAPVLVDRGEAAVNDGNAALASKPTDTA; encoded by the coding sequence ATGTTCTTCGAGAAATTTAATCAGGCGCGTCGCACGCTCCGCTTCCGCCTGATGGCGTGGAACGCCTTCGTGATCGTGCTCACGGCTTCCGTGACGCTCCTGGGGCTCCGGGCCGGCGTGCGGTTAGCGATCGTGAACGAGATCGACGGCGTGCTGATCGAAGACGTGCGCGAAATTGAGTTCGCGTTGGACGACGCGGGCGCCACGGCCGAGGGAATCCGGGCCGCCGCGACTAGCGGCGCTACTGGCCAGGTTGCAGCGTTGCTCGCCACGCTGGAACGTAAGGATCGAGGGCATGAACAGCATGGCTGGTTCGCACAGCTCTTCGACGGGGAAGGCAACTTGGTTTGGGCGAGTGAACATGCGCCGACCGAGGTATCCGCGCTACTAAGAACGCGCGATATGACGCCGACGAACGTGAGTGACTTCCGCGTAGTCCAAAATCGCCGCAAGTCGAACGAAAACTCGCTGTTGCTGGTGCAAGTAGGCTCCCTCTCAACTTTCGTTGCGCGCGACATGGCCCGCATTGATCGTCTCGTCGCCATCTGCGTCGGCTTCGTGCTCGTGCTCGGCCCCGCGATCGGCTATTGGCTCGCCGGGCGCGCAATCGATCCGCTTGCGGAGATCATTCACACGACGGCGCGGCTGCGCCCGACGAAACTCGATGAACGGTTGGTGGAGCACCGCACGGGCGATGAATTGGATCAACTCGCGCGCACGATTAACGGCTTCTTAAACCGCATCGCCGCGTACTTGGAAAAACGGCGCGATTTCCTCGCCAACGCCGCGCACGAGTTGCGCACGCCGTTGGCGGCGATTCGCAGCACGGCCGAGGTTTCTTTAGGCGCGGAGCGCAGCGTCGAGGAGTATCAGGAACTGCTCGTCGAGGTCATCGACGAATGTTCGCTGTTGGAAAGCCTGGTCAATCAGCTCTTGTTGTTGGCGGAGACCGAAAGCGATCGGCTGCGGATTCATGGCGAACGCGTCGATCTGAGTTCGGTCGCGGCGAAGGCCGTCGGCATGTTTCAGGCTGTGGCGGAAACGAAGGATATCGTTTTCTCCGCCAAGCTGGAGCCGGAACTGACCGTGGAAGGCAACTCGCATCACTTGCGGCAGGTGGTGAACAATCTGATCGACAATGCGCTCAAATTCACGCCCGCCGGCGGGCAAGTGACGGTGCGGCTGCGTGCGGAACACGAGCATGTGATATTCGCGGTGCGCGACAGCGGCCCGGGCATTCCGGAAGCCGACCTGCCGCAGATTTTCGAGCGATTCTTTCGCGGCGATCGCTCGCATTCGCACGAAGGCGAACGGCGGGGCACGGGACTCGGACTTTCGATCTGCCAGGCCGTCGTGCAAGCGCACGGTGGCGACATTGCCGTGGAAACGCAGGCGGGCCGCGGCGCCACGTTCATTGTGCGCATTCCGCTGGCGCCGGTGCTGGTCGATCGTGGCGAAGCGGCCGTCAACGACGGCAACGCGGCCCTTGCGAGCAAACCGACTGATACCGCGTGA